The proteins below are encoded in one region of Shewanella putrefaciens:
- a CDS encoding transporter, producing the protein MPYRAEQLTPKLKLAIGSLLSVLLLPSANAQDLEPRSFANIPTGMHFLVLGAVHSEGDFSPSPSIPVQNATLISNAGVFGYAQTFAIAGSSSKLDVVGARLCIHGRAEVNDTMVEGGRCGYTDPQVRLTWNFYGAPALKRTEFAQYDPRVVIGTSLQVSVPVGTYDETKLLNAGANQWIFRPSIGMSQHLGDWYYNLIAAVRLYGDNDAYFNQVYVEQAPQYSMQAHLIYTVAQGQWVSLSGNYFYGGETKKNGVWSKDEQSNSRFGLTYSFSLSQSQSIKLYASRGVITRIGNDFDTFGVVWQYAF; encoded by the coding sequence ATGCCATATCGTGCAGAACAATTAACGCCTAAGTTAAAGCTCGCCATTGGGAGCTTGTTGAGTGTGTTATTGTTGCCAAGTGCAAATGCGCAAGATTTAGAGCCACGCAGTTTTGCTAATATTCCCACTGGTATGCATTTTTTAGTTCTCGGCGCCGTGCATTCAGAAGGCGACTTTTCGCCTTCACCTTCGATTCCAGTCCAAAATGCGACATTAATCTCCAACGCAGGTGTTTTTGGCTATGCGCAAACATTCGCGATAGCGGGCAGTTCTTCTAAATTAGATGTGGTGGGTGCCCGTTTGTGTATACACGGCCGCGCCGAAGTGAATGACACTATGGTCGAAGGCGGGCGCTGCGGCTATACCGATCCGCAAGTGCGGCTCACGTGGAATTTTTACGGTGCACCAGCCCTAAAACGTACTGAATTTGCTCAATATGATCCCAGAGTGGTGATTGGCACAAGCTTACAAGTCAGTGTGCCCGTTGGCACTTATGATGAAACTAAATTGTTGAATGCGGGCGCGAATCAATGGATATTCAGGCCCAGTATCGGCATGTCGCAGCATCTCGGAGATTGGTACTATAACCTTATCGCCGCGGTGCGATTATACGGTGACAATGATGCCTACTTTAATCAGGTATATGTTGAGCAGGCGCCGCAATACAGTATGCAGGCACACTTGATATATACCGTCGCCCAAGGACAATGGGTGTCTTTAAGTGGCAACTATTTCTACGGTGGCGAAACCAAGAAGAATGGCGTTTGGTCTAAGGATGAACAGAGTAATTCTCGCTTTGGGTTAACGTATTCATTTTCCTTATCCCAAAGTCAGAGTATTAAACTCTATGCCAGTAGAGGAGTGATCACCCGAATTGGTAACGATTTTGATACTTTCGGCGTTGTTTGGCAGTATGCTTTTTAA
- the relA gene encoding GTP diphosphokinase, whose protein sequence is MVSVREAHFNDPDFHLEDWVARYVGNADEAQMLLTLIGQIDALPAKSPAAKRELLERAREMIEILAPLNMDIETLQAAILFVVFDAGLLTEDAIKEKFGEPLARLVASVVTMNAIGALKINPNSRSTEPQIDNIRRMLLAMVEDVRAVVIKLAERVCLLRAVKNADEETRVLLAREIADIYAPLANRLGIGQLKWELEDISFRYLHPDTYKDIAKQLDGKRLDREVFIEKFVSQLQQRLDEDHIRAKVYGRPKHIYSIWRKMKGKHLKFDELFDVRAVRIVTERLQDCYGALGVVHTLWHHIPREFDDYVANPKPNGYQSIHTVVVGPEGKTVEIQIRTQDMHEDAELGVAAHWKYKEGNHSGKQSGYEEKINWLRKILQWQEDVVESGNLVEEVRSQVFEDRVYVFTPSGEVVDLPLGSTVLDFAYYIHSQVGHKCIGAKVDGRIVPFTYQVETGERIEIITSKQPNPKRDWLNPNLGYIRTARARSKIQHWFKQQDRDKNIVAGKEMLESELARVSLKIKDAAIAVERFNMASMDDLLAAIGGGDVRLHQVVNHIQSRLRLDEVSEEDAVEELVKKGQHKPTSSGRGQIEVNGVGNLLNHIARCCQPVPGDEILGFITKGRGISVHRADCEQVKELMRLHPERGVDVVWGENYSGGYRMRLRVLAHDRSGLLRDLTSVLAAEKSNVLAMSSSSDTKNQTAAIELELELYNLDGLSRVLSKLSQVDSVIEARRL, encoded by the coding sequence GCCCGCTAAGAGTCCCGCCGCGAAAAGAGAACTGCTCGAACGTGCCCGCGAGATGATCGAAATCCTCGCGCCGCTGAACATGGATATCGAAACCCTGCAGGCGGCAATTCTGTTTGTGGTGTTCGATGCCGGACTCTTGACCGAAGATGCCATCAAAGAAAAATTTGGTGAGCCGCTGGCACGTTTAGTGGCGAGTGTCGTGACCATGAACGCCATCGGCGCCTTGAAAATCAATCCCAACAGCCGCTCCACCGAGCCGCAAATCGACAATATCCGCCGCATGTTACTGGCTATGGTTGAAGATGTGCGCGCCGTGGTGATCAAACTGGCCGAACGTGTGTGTTTGCTGCGGGCGGTGAAAAATGCCGATGAAGAAACTCGTGTTTTGCTGGCCCGTGAAATTGCCGATATTTATGCGCCGCTCGCCAACCGTTTAGGGATTGGACAATTGAAGTGGGAGCTGGAAGATATTTCTTTCCGCTACCTGCATCCAGATACCTATAAAGACATCGCTAAGCAGTTAGACGGTAAGCGACTGGACCGTGAAGTCTTTATTGAAAAGTTTGTCAGTCAGTTGCAGCAAAGATTAGATGAAGATCATATCCGCGCTAAGGTTTACGGCCGGCCGAAACATATCTACAGCATCTGGCGTAAGATGAAGGGCAAACACCTCAAATTTGATGAGTTGTTCGACGTGCGCGCCGTGCGTATCGTGACTGAGCGTTTGCAGGATTGTTATGGCGCATTAGGCGTAGTGCATACCCTTTGGCACCATATTCCTCGGGAATTTGACGACTATGTCGCTAACCCTAAACCTAACGGTTATCAATCGATTCATACCGTAGTGGTGGGGCCTGAGGGCAAAACCGTTGAAATTCAAATCCGTACCCAAGATATGCATGAAGATGCGGAGCTGGGTGTGGCCGCGCATTGGAAATACAAAGAAGGCAATCATTCCGGTAAGCAAAGCGGCTACGAAGAAAAAATTAACTGGCTGCGTAAAATTCTGCAATGGCAGGAAGACGTGGTCGAAAGTGGCAACTTGGTCGAAGAAGTGCGCAGCCAAGTGTTTGAAGACAGAGTCTATGTGTTCACCCCAAGCGGTGAAGTCGTCGACCTGCCACTGGGCTCAACCGTGCTCGACTTTGCCTATTACATTCACTCCCAAGTGGGGCACAAATGTATTGGTGCTAAGGTCGATGGCCGTATTGTGCCGTTTACCTATCAGGTTGAAACCGGCGAGCGAATCGAAATCATCACCTCGAAACAGCCCAATCCCAAGCGCGACTGGCTTAACCCTAACTTAGGGTATATCCGTACGGCGCGGGCTCGCTCGAAAATCCAGCATTGGTTTAAGCAGCAGGACAGAGACAAGAATATTGTCGCCGGCAAAGAAATGCTCGAATCAGAACTCGCTCGGGTCAGCCTTAAAATTAAAGACGCGGCCATTGCGGTCGAGCGCTTTAATATGGCGAGCATGGATGACTTACTGGCGGCGATTGGCGGCGGTGATGTGCGTTTGCATCAAGTCGTTAACCATATTCAGAGCCGTCTGCGTCTTGACGAAGTGTCAGAAGAAGATGCGGTCGAAGAATTAGTTAAGAAGGGCCAACATAAGCCGACCTCCAGTGGCCGTGGGCAGATTGAAGTCAACGGAGTGGGTAACTTGCTTAACCATATTGCCCGTTGTTGTCAGCCCGTTCCTGGTGATGAGATCTTAGGTTTTATTACGAAAGGCCGTGGCATTTCTGTACATCGCGCTGATTGTGAACAAGTTAAAGAGCTGATGCGCCTTCACCCAGAGCGTGGCGTCGATGTGGTCTGGGGCGAAAATTATTCCGGCGGTTATCGGATGCGTCTGCGGGTATTAGCCCACGATCGTAGTGGTTTGTTGCGTGACTTAACCTCAGTACTGGCTGCCGAGAAATCTAATGTCCTCGCTATGAGCTCATCATCAGATACTAAAAATCAGACCGCCGCGATTGAGTTGGAACTGGAGCTTTATAACCTCGATGGGCTATCGCGGGTGTTATCTAAGTTATCCCAAGTCGATAGCGTGATCGAGGCTCGCCGACTGTAG